From the Drosophila suzukii chromosome 2 unlocalized genomic scaffold, CBGP_Dsuzu_IsoJpt1.0 scf_2c, whole genome shotgun sequence genome, one window contains:
- the LOC139354312 gene encoding probable serine/threonine-protein kinase kinX encodes MNEVDILCVLETKNPVKPDKAVCPVKLDEAEYPLDEAVSPVKLDEAEYPVKMDETEYPVKLDEADVPVTLEEEAYPVKLDEALDEADDPVTLDDEAYPMKLD; translated from the exons atgaatgaagtagacatattgtgtgtcttggaaacaaagaatcctgTAAAGCCGGATAAAGCTGtgtgtcctgtgaagctggatgaagctgagtatcct ctggatgaagctgtgagtcctgtgaagctggatgaagccgagtatcctgtgaagatGGATGAaactgagtatcctgtgaagctggatgaagctgacgttcctgtgacgctggaagaagaagcgtatcctgtgaagctggatgaggct ctggatgaagctgacgatcctgtgacgctggatgacgaagcgtatcctatgaagctggattag